TGGACGGTCTGGCGCGTCCCCCAGGCCGTCGGACACGCCCGGCGCTTCACCCGGCGCACCATGCGCGCCTGGGGCGTGCCCGACGACGCCCTGGACACCGTGCTGCTCGTCGTGTCCGAGCTCGTCACCAACGCCCTCGTGCACACCGACGGCCGGGTCCGTCTCGAACTCACCCTCGTCAACGACCGGCTGCGCGTCGCCGTCGCCGACTCCTCGCCGCGCACCCCCGCGAGGGCGACGCGTATCGGCTGGGAGGCCACCGGCGGGCGCGGCATCCTCCTCGTCGAGGCCATGTCGGACGTCTGGGGGACGCTGCCGGTCAGCGGGGGCAAGCAGGTGTGGAGCGAGATCTCACTGGAGCGGTGAGTGCCGGCCGGCGCCGACGGACACCCGGCGCCCGACAACGCCGAGCACCCGTGCAGCAGAAGGAAGATGAACCCCGCGGTGGCCGCGCGCATGCCCGGCCGCGGACGGCCACATCGTCAGGGGTGAGGGCTGACGCCTGGGGCTGACCACTCGTACGAGTGCACCGGGAACTGATCGAACACATGGCGAGTTGATCGAATACACCCGTGTCACCACGGGCTTTCCGCACACGCAAGCCATAGGCGAACGGTCCGTTACCGGCGAACCAGACTAAGGTGAACCAATATGAAGGCTCTTGTCCTGTCTGGTGGCGCCGGTACGCGATTGCGGCCGATCACCCACACATCGGCCAAGCAACTCGTTCCCGTGGCCAACAAACCCGTCCTCTTCTACGGCCTGGAGTCGATCGCGGACGCCGGGATCACCGAAGTCGGGGTGATCGTCGGCGACACCGCCGAGGAGATCGAGGAAGCCGTCGGAGACGGCTCGAAGTTCGGCCTGGAGATCACCTACATCCCCCAGGACCGCCCGCTCGGGCTGGCCCACGCGGTGCTGATCGCACGGGACTTCCTCGGTGACGACGATTTCGTGATGTACCTCGGCGACAACTTCATCGTCGGCGGCATCTCCGAACTGGTCGACGAGTTCCGCGTCAACCGGCCCGCCGCCCAGATCCTCCTCACCCATGTGCCCGACCCGCGCTCCTTCGGCGTCGCCGAACTCGACTCCGCGGGTCAGGTGATCGGCCTGGAGGAGAAGCCCGAAAGCCCCAAGAGCGACCTCGCCCTGGTCGGCGTCTACCTCTTCACGCCCGCGATCCACGAGGCGGTCCGCGCCATCGAACCCTCCTGGCGCGGCGAGTTGGAGATCACCCACGCCATCCAGCACCTCATCGACCTCCACGCCGACGTCCACTCCACGGTCATCAAGGGCTACTGGAAGGACACCGGCAACGTCGTCGACATGCTGGAGGTGAACCGGACGGTCCTGGAGACCATCGAGCACCGCGTCGACGGCGAGGTCGACGAACGCTCCGAGCTCGTCGGCAGGGTGGTCGTCGAGGAGGGCGCGCGGGTCACCGGCTCCCGTGTCGTCGGACCCGTGATCATCGGCGCCGGGACGGTCGTCATCGACTCCTACGTGGGCCCCTTCACCTCGGTCTCCGAGAACTGCCGGATCCAGGACAGTGAGTTGGAGTTCTCGATCGTGTTGCGGGACTCCTCGATCCAGGGCGTCGGGCGTATAGAGTCCTCCCTCATCGGCCGTCATGTCGAGGTGACCCCGACGGTCGGTATGCCCACTGTCCACCGCCTCGTGCTCGGAGACCACAGCAAGGTGCAGATCCATTCATGAATCTCCTCGTCACCGGCGCCGCCGGCTTCATCGGCTCCCAGTACGTGCGCAGACTCCTCGCCTCGGAGACCCCCGACGCGCCGCGGATCACCGTGCTGGACAAGCTGACCTACGCGGGCACCCTGGACAACCTCGAACTCGACCATCCGCGGCTGGAGTTCGTCCAGGGCGACATCCGTGACGCCGAGCTGGTCGACAAGCTCATGGCCGACGCGGACCAGGTCGTGCACTTCGCGGCGGAGTCCCATGTGGACCGCTCGATCGCCGGGGCGACCGACTTCGTGATGACCAACGTGGTCGGCACCCAGACCCTGCTGGACGCGGCCCTGCGGCACGGCACCGGCCCGTTCGTGCACGTCTCCACCGACGAGGTCTACGGCTCCATCGAGCACGGCTCCTGGCCCGAGACCCACCCGCTGCAGCCCAACTCGCCGTACTCGGCCTCCAAGGCCTCCTCCGACCTGCTCGCCCTGGCCTACCACCGCACCCACGGCATGGACGTCCGGGTCACCCGCTGCTCCAACAACTACGGGCACCACCAGTTCCCCGAGAAGGTCATCCCGCTCTTCATCACCAACCTTCTCGACGGCCTGAAGGTCCCGCTCTACGGCGACGGCCGCAACGTCCGCGACTGGCTGCACGTCGACGACCACTGTCAGGGCGTCGACCTGGTGCGCACCGGGGGCCGGGCGGGCGAGGTCTACAACATCGGCGGCGGCACCGAACTCAGCAACAAGGAACTGACCGGACTGCTCCTCGAAGCGAGCGGCGCCGACTGGGACATGGTCGAGTACGTCGAGGACCGCAAGGGCCACGACCTGCGTTACTCCGTCGACTGGACGAAGATCCACACCGAGCTCGGCTACCAGCCGCGCCACGACTTCGCCACCGGCCTCGCCGAGACCGTCGCCTGGTACCGGGAGAACCGTTCCTGGTGGGAGCCGCTGAAGCGGCGCGTCGCCCAGGAGCACGTATGAAGTGGCTGGTCACCGGGGCCGGCGGAATGCTCGGCCAGGACACGGTCGCCGAACTGACGCGCCGCGGCGAGCAGGTGACGGCCCTGGACCACGCCGGGCTCGACATCACCGACCCCGACGCCGTCGACGCCGTCCTCGCCGGGCAGCGCCCCGACCTCGTGGTCAACTGCGCCGCCTACACCGCCGTCGACGACGCCGAGACCGACGAGAAGCAGGCGCTGCTGATCAACGGCGACGGGCCGCGGAACCTCGCCCGCGCCTGCGCCGCCCGGGGAGCGCGCCTGGTCCACGTCTCCACCGACTACGTCTTCGCCGGCGACGCCCGCAGCGCCCCGTACCCCGAGGACCACCCGACCGCTCCGCGCACCGCCTACGGCCGCACCAAACTGGCCGGGGAACAGGCCGTGCTGGAGGAGCTTCCCGAGTCCGGCGCCGTGCTGCGCACCGCCTGGCTCTACGGCGCCCACGGCCGCAACTTCGTCAGCACCATGATCGCGCTGGAGGCCTCCCGCGACACCGTCGACGTCGTCGACGACCAGCGCGGGCAGCCCACGTGGAGCGCGGACGTGGCGACCCGCATCGCCGACCTCGGCCCCCGCATCGGCCAGGGCGCGAGCGGTGTCTTCCACGCCACCAGCTCCGGCGAGACCACCTGGTACGGACTGGCCCAAGAGGTGTTCCGGCACCTCGGTGCCGACCCCGGCCGGGTGCGGCCGGTGGGCAGTGCCGCCTACCCGAGGCCCGCACCCCGCCCCGCGTACAGCGCGCTGGGTCATGCGCGCTGGGAGCAGGTCGGCCTCACCCCCATCCGAGACTGGCGGGAGGCGCTGGCAGCGGCCTTTCCGTCCCTGGCGTGACCATCACAGAGGGAGATTCCGGAGCATGTCGATCAAGTCGGCCGTGAAGAAGGCCGTCAAACCCGTCGTCGGTGAGCGTGGCTGGGAGACGCTGCGCAAGGTCAAGCAGCGGACGGTCGGCCCCCAGCCGAAGCCCAAGCCGAAGGCCCTCACGGGTGTCGCCGCGATCTCCGACGACCTGTGCAAGCTGGCCGCGCACTACAAGACCGACAAGTGGGGCGCCCACAAGTACGCGAAGCACTACCAGCGCTACCTCCAGCACCTGAAGAACAAGGAGTTCAACCTCCTGGAGATCGGCATCGGCGGCTACGCCCGGGCCGGTCAGGGCGGTGCGTCGCTGCGGATGTGGAAGGCCTTCTTCCCCAACGCGCAGATCCACGGCGTGGACATCCAGGACAAGTCGTTCGTCGACGAGGACCGGATCACGACCTACATCGGCGACCAGTCCGACCCCGACTCGCTGCTGTCCATCGCCGGGAAGATCGGCAAGCTCGACGTCATCATCGATGACGGCAGCCACCGCAGCCCGCATGTCATCACCACGTTCAAGACCCTGTTCCCGCTGCTCGCCGAGGGCGGCATCTACGTGGTCGAGGACACCCAGAGCTCCTACTGGCCCGAGTGGATGGGCAGCGAGGACCTCGACTCCCCGGACACCAGCATGGGCCTGCTCAAGCGGCTGACGGACGGGCTGAACTACGAGGAGTTCGTGGACGAGGACTACAAGCCCACCTACACCGACCGCAACATCGTGGGCGTGCACTTCTTCCACAACCTCGTGATCATCGAGAAGGGCGTGAACGCGGAGGGCAGCAACAAGCGCCAGGCCCTCAAGGCCCGCTACGGCACCCCCGCCGCTCCCAAGGCGACGAAGACGTCGTAGGACGCGGGGCCGTGCCCCTTGCGTGACAGCAGTGGACCCCGTCCTTCGGATCGAAGGACGGGGTCCACTGCTGTCACGCCTCGGCGAAGCGCCGTCAGTCAGTCGCCGGGCCGCCCGGCGCGCAGCCGCTCGTAGTAGGCGGAGCACTCCTCGTACGACGGAAGCAGTCCGGACCGCTCCGCCTCGGCCAGCGACGGCGCCTGGTCGTCCTTGTCCGACAGCACCGGCGTGATCCCCTCGGGCCAGGCGATGGCCAGCTGCGGATCCAGCGGGTGCACCCCGTGCTCACGCCCCGGCGCATATCCCGTCGAGCACAGGTACACCACGGTGGCGTCGTCGGTCAGTGCCATGAACGCGTGCCCGAGCCCCTCCGCGAGGAACACGGCGTGCCGCGTGTCGTCGTCGAGCCGCACCGCCTCCCAGCTGCCGAAGGCGGGCGAGCCGACGCGGATGTCCACCACCACGTCCAGGACGGCGCCGCGTACGCAGGTGACGTACTTGGCCTGACCGGGCGGCACGTCCGCGAAGTGAACTCCGCGCAGCACACCCCGCTTGGAGACCGAGCAGTTCGCCTGCGCCAGCGACAGGTCGTACCCGGTGGCCTCGCGGAACTCCTCGCCGCGGTACCACTCGTGGAAACTGCCCCGCTCGTCCGGGAAGACCTTGGGCTCCAGTACCCAGGCGCCCTCTATGCCCAGCGGTCGCACGCCGCTACCTCCTGCCGTTCTTGATCCGGGATGTCGCACCGCGCAGCACCCTGCCGAGCTTGCGGCGGACCCGGCGGGCCAGCCGCTCCAGGCCACCGGGGTTGGGCGCGCGCACCGCGCGGACCGTCTCGCCGGTGACGCGCAGGGCGAACGGCAGGACGAGGAAACGCGGTTCGGCCGCCTCCGGGACGGGACTCAGCGCGACCCGCCAGGTGGAGGCCCTGAGTTCGGCGAGGGGCAGCTCGGCCTCCAGCACCGATCCCGAACCGTCCGCGGCGGGGGAGAGGGTGCCGGGCACGTCCACGATGCTCCCGGAGCCGAGCCGCAGCACGACCTTGCGCTCACCGGACACGTGCAGCGGCAGCGGTACCTGGATGTGGTCGTCGGAAACGGTGACGGTTCCGGGCGTGGCCTGGTCCAGGCCGAGCCGTTCGGGCGCGCGGTCCACGGCGAGGGCGAGGTTGCCGTGCGGGTTGGTCCAGTACGGCAGGACCGTGCGGCCGCCCGCGAGGGCCGCCTGCGGTGCGGGCCGGTCGTGCGCCGGGGCGGGGCCCAGCCGGCACTCCTTGGTCCAGCCGCCGAGGCGGACGCGGACGAAGGCGTCCCACAGGCCGCCGGCCGGGGGCGCGCCGCCCGCCGCGGTGGCCGGGTCGACCGTGGCCGTCACCCTCAGCACCAGCCGCACCTGGTCGCCGTCGCCTTCCGGCACCGTCTCCCGGGTGACCTGCACCGACTGGAAGTGCTGCGCGGCGCTGGCGCGCTCGCGCAGCAGCAGGTCGCCGCTCGCCGTGCCGAAACGCGCGACGGAGTCGGCGGACACCCACGCGATGGCCTCGGTGGCGTCCAGCGGCGGACCGCCCGTGGCGGGGACGCCCTGGGCGGGGAAGAGCATCGGCTCGCCGCCCGAGGTGAACTCGGTGCGCAGGGCGACCCGCAGCGTGCCGTCCTGCCACTCGACGCCCTCCGGGACGGCCCGCAGGGCGATGCCGGCCTCCCACTCGGCGAAGGCGACGACATCGGCGTAGCGGTCCGCGGCGATCAGTTCGGCCACGACCCGCTGGGTCGGCGGGAGCCCCGCCGCGACGCCGGGACCGAAGCGCTCGGTGACCGTGGCGTGGATCTCCGTGAACAGAGCGCGGCGGTAGTCCTCGGGCACCGCCAGCAGGCGCTTGCCGCGCATCCGCTCGACCATCTCGTTGCGCAGCCAGCGGCGGAAGAGACGGTCCCGCAGGTCTCCCGGCTTGGTGTACGTCTCGACGACGTCGAGGGCCTCGCGCAGGTTCTTGAAGTACCCCGCCGGTTCGAACTGCTGGAAACCGGCGTTGGAGGCGTCGTCGCGGCGCACGTGGTAGTAGCACACGTAGTCACTGAGCACGGAGACGTTGTCAGCGCGCAGATACGCCTCGGCGATGAACACGTGGTCCTCGAGGCGCCGCCGGCCCTCGGGGAAGCGCAGTCCGATGTCGTCGAGGAAGGCCCGGCGGAACATCTTGTGCGGGGTGAGGCTGTCGATGAGCGGAGCGTTCTCGACGGACGCGCGCGGGTGGTTGCGGCGGAACAGCTCGACGGGGACGGGACGTCCCTTGCCGGCCATCTTCCCCACGATCACATCGGCGCCGTTGGCCACGCCGTAGTCGTACATCCGCTCGAGGGCCTCGTCGCCGAGGTAGTCGTCGTTGTCGACGAACATGACGTACTCGCCCCGGGACGCCTCGATCCCCACATTGCGTGGCTTGCCCGACCACCCGGAGTTCTCCTGGTGGATGACATGTACGCGGGCATCCTCGGCAGCGAGCTCATCGAGCCGGGCTGGTGTTCCGTCGGTGGAACCGTCGTCGACGAAGACCACTTCGAACTCGTCGGGAGGCAGCGACTGCCTCTTCAGAGATGCGATGCAGTCCTCGATGTACACCCCGGGGTTGTACACGGGGACGACGACGCTGACCTTGACCGGCATGAGGCTCGGTCCCCCTTGGGTCGCTTGTCGTTTCTGTCATGGTGCGGTGCTTGTGGCCAGATGCTAACCCGACGACACCACGGTTCTCGCTTCGGCCACCGCCCAGATCGCATACCGATCAGGTGAACGTTGACGATCTCCCACCGATAGTCTGACCGCGTGCGTCTGCTCCTCATGTCCGACACGCATCTCCCGAAGCGGGCGAAGGTGCTGCCGGCCCCCCTGCTGGCCGAACTCCCGCGCGCCGACGTCGTGTTGCACGCCGGCGACTGGGTCGACACCGCGACCCTCGATCTGCTGGAGCGCCTCAGCGGGCGCCTGGTCGGGGTGTACGGCAACAACGACGGACCGCAGTTGCGCGCCCGGCTGCCGGAGGTCGCGTACGCCGAACTCGGCGGTCTGCGCTGGGGGGTGGTCCACGAGACCGGTCCCGCCCAGGGCCGCGAGGCACGCTGTGCCGCGCGCTTCCCCGACCTCGACGTGCTCGTCTTCGGGCACAGCCACATCCCCTGGGACACCACCGCTCCCACCGGCCTGCGCCTGCTCAACCCGGGCTCCCCGACGGACCGCCGCCGTCAGCCGCACTGCACGTACATGACGGCGACCGTCGACGACGGCCGGCTCATGGACGTACGACTGCACGAACTGCCGCCGCGGACGGCCTGAGAAGGCAGCGGCCACCCGCCGGCGCCGGTCCCGACTCCCTAATTCGTTGGACGCCGGAGGCGCCGCCCGGCTGAGATGGACGGCGTGCCGATCGACACCACGCTCGTACGCCGTCTGCTCACCACCCAGTTCCCGCAATGGGCCGACCTCCCCCTCGCCCCGGTTCAGCAGTCCGGCATGGACAACGCGACCTTCCGGCTCGGCGACGACCTGTCGGTACGGCTGCCCCGATACGCACACTGGGCGGGCCAGGTGCACCGCGAGCACCGCTGGCTGCCGCGGCTGGCCCCGCGGCTGCCGCTGGCCGTGTCCCAACCGCTCGCGATGGGCGCGCCCGGTGAGGACTACCCGTACCCGTGGTCGGTGTACCGCTGGCTGGACGGCGAGACCGTGACCACCGAGGGACTGACCGACCCGGTCCGGGCCGCCCTCGACCTCGCCGGGTTCATCAACGCTCTCCAGGACATCGACCCGACGGGCGGACCCGGCCCCGAGCGGAGCAACGCCTTCCGCGGAGTGCCCCTGGGCGATCCGCGTGACTCGATCGCCGCCGAGGCACGGGTGCGGCCCAAGCTCGAGGCCCTGCGCGGCACGGGGCTCGTCGACGTGGACGCGGTGACGCGGGTGTGGGAGGCGGCTCTCGCGGCGCCTACCTGGGAGAAGGAGCCGGTGTGGATCCACGGCGACCTCGCGACCGGCAATCTGCTGAGCCGGGGCGGCAGGCTCAGTGCGGTGATCGACTTCGGGACACTGGCCGTCGCCGACCCGGCGGTCGACCTGCTGCCCGCCTACAACTTCCTGCCCCCGCGGGCCCGGGACGCCTTCCGTGAGGCGGTCGGCGCCGATGACGCCACGTGGGCCCGCGCGCGCGGCTGGGCCGTCGCGGGCTCGCTCCCGGTGCCCGACGACCCGTACTTCCAGCAGGACCCGGCCCGCGTCACCAGGGCCCTCGGCCACCTGGAGCAGGTGATCGCGGACCACCGCCGGGACCGGGCCTAGCGGCGCCGCCACCGCCGTAGCACCACCACCAGCGCGACCACCACGGCGGCGGCGGCCGCCGCGCGCTTGGCGACCGGCACCCCGGCCGTGCGGAACAGGTCCAGTGGCTCGTCCACCACCGGCGGTGTCTCCTGCGGCTCGTCGCCCAGTCGCTCGGCCAGGTTCTGTGCGAACCGGCCGATGATCCGGTCGCCCACCTCCGCCATCACCCCGCGTCCGAACTGCGCCGGACGCCCGGTGACCGTCAGATCGGTGCGCACCGACACGGCCGTACCGCCGTCCTGTTCCGTGAGCGTGCCGGTGACGGTCGCGCGGGCGGTGCCCTGGCCGCGGGTCTCGCGGCCGCTCGCGACGAGGACGATGCGACGGGCGTCCTCGTCCTGTTCCTCGAAGACGGCGGTCCCCTGGTACGTCACCGTGATCGGGCCGACCTTGACCTTCACCGAGCCGTTCACCGTCTTGCCGTCGTAGTCCTGCACGGTCGCCCCCGGCATGCACGGCGCGACGCGCTCGATGTCCAGGAGCGCCCGCCAGGCCTCCTCGACCGGGACGGGCACGGTGAATTCGTGGTGCAGTTCCATGACTTCCTCCGTCAATGGGGCGTCAATGGGGATGGATGGCTCCCGCGGTCGCGGTCAGCGGGGCTCCCGTGCCGCCCCACCTCAGTGCGACGATCTCGGCGGCGACGGACACGGCCACCTCCTCCGGTGTGCGGGCGCCGAGGTCGAGCCCGACCGGGGAGCGGAGGCGGGCCAGTTCACGGTCCGTGAGCCCGGCCTCGACCAGCCGCTTCATCCGGTCGTCGTGCGTACGGCGGCTGCCCATCGCCCCGATGTAGGCGGCGGGCCGGCGCAGCGCCTCCTCCAGGAGCGGGACGTCGAACTTGGGGTCGTGGGTGAGGACGCAGATCACCGTGCGCGCGTCGGTGTCCGTGTCCCGGAGATAGCGGTGCGGCCAGTCCACGACCACTTCCACGCCCTGCGGGAAGCGTTTGGGGGTGGCGAAGACCGGGCGGGCGTCGCACACGGTGACCCGGTAGCCGAGGAAGTCACCGATACGGGCGACCGAGGCGGCGTAGTCGATCGCGCCGAAGACCAGCATGCGCGGGGGCGGCGCGAAGGAGTGCAGGAAGACGGTGACCGCGTCCTCGCGGCGCTCGCCGCGCGGGCCGTAATGACGCAACCCCGTTGCTCCCAGGGCGAGTTCGCCGCGCGCGTCGGCGGTGACCGCCACGTCCAGACCGTCGGTGCCGAGGCTCCCCGCGACCCGGTCCGGCCACACCGCGAGGCTCGCCCCGCGCGGCGCCGGTCCGTCGGTCACCGTCGCCACGGTCACCGGGCGGCCCGCCGCCACCGACTCGGCGACCTCGCCGAAGACCGGGTCGGTGGCCGGGGAGACGGGACGCACCAGCAGGGTGATCTCCCCGCCGCAGGTCAGCCCCACCGCGAACGCGTCCTCGTCGCTGTACCCGAAGGTCTGCAACCGCGCCTCGCCGCTCTCCACCACCTCCTGCGCGAGCTCGAACACCGCTCCTTCCACACAGCCGCCGGACACACTGCCGACGACCTCGTCCCCGGGCCCCACGGCCATCGCCGCACCGGGGTCGCGCGGCGCGCTGCGGCTCACGGCGACCACGGTCGCCAGGCCGAACGGCACTCCCGCCGCGTACCAGGCGCTCAGCGCCGGGAGAATCTCACGCACGATCCGCTCCTCTCACCACCGCCGCCAGGCTCTCCAGCGCGGCCAGGCTGTGCCCGTCGACGAACGCGTCCACGCTCGGCAGCGCCGCCGCCATACCGGCCGCCAGGGGCGCGTACCCGGGGCGTGCCCTGCGCGGATTGGCCCAGATCACCCGGTGGGCCAGCCGCCGCAAGCGTCGCATCTGTGCCGCCAGCACCTCCGGATCGCCACGCTCCCAGCCGTCCGACAGCACCACCACGACCGCCCCGCGTGCCATCCCGCGCTGCCCCCAGCGGTTCAGGAACTCGCGCAGCAGCACCCCCAGCCGGGTACCCCCGCGCCAGTCGCGCACAGCCGCCGCGACCGCCCTCATCGCTAGGTCTGGGTCGCGGTGGGAGAGTTCGCGGGTCACCCGGGTCAGCCGGGTGCCGATCGTGAACACCTCGGTGCGCGGACCCCGGACGGCCGCGTGCGCGAACCGCAGCAGCGCGTCGGCGTACGGCGCCATGGAGCCGCTGACGTCCACCAGCAGCACGACCCGCCGCGGCCGCTCGGTCCGCGCGTGCCGCCGCAGCCGCCCGGGCTCTCCGCCGCGGCGCAGCAGCTCCCGCACCGTCCGGTGCGGATCGACCTCCCCGCGCCTCGCGGGCCGCCGCCGCGCACTGCGCCGGGACGCGCCGTGCAGGGTGAACGCGGCCAGCAGGCGGCGCAGTTGCGCGCGATCGGCGGCGGCCAGCTCGGCGATGTCGCGGTGGCGCAGGACCTCGGTGGGGCTGGCGAGGGAGGCGGTGGGCGGTCCTTCGTCGTCGCCGGCCGATGTCGTACGGCGCTCGGCGGCGTCCCGTACGACCAGCCGCAGCCGGGACGGTGGAGGTACGGGCGTCGCACGTCCCGTCCGTGCCCCGGTACCGAAGTACGCGGCGAACGCGCGCTCGTAGCGCTCCAGGTCGTCCCGGTCCCCGCACAGCGTCAGCCGTCCCGCCCAGTACACGTCGGCCCGCGGCGCGGGACCCAACTCGTCAACGGCCCGCAGAAAGGCGTGCAGCCGGTCGGCGCCGGCGTCGACGCCTGCCGAACGCAGGGCCCGTGCGAAACCGACCAGTACGGCGTCGCCCCCAAGGGGCGCGGGGCTGTGTCCATGTGCGGCTTCGCCGCGGGGCGCGACCAGCCACGACGATGCCGCAGACGACCGACGACCCCTCACTGCTCTTCCACCGAAGCACCGAGTACCGCCGCGAAATCCAACCCCCGCGCCCGCTCCACGTCCTCCCGGTATTTCAGCACCGACCCCAGCGTTGTCACCGCCAGCTCCGCGTCCACCTCGCTCGCGCCCAGGGCGTCCAGGGCCTCGGCCCAGTCGATGGTCTCGGCCACGCCGGGCGGCTTGAGCAGGTCCTGCGCGCGCAGGACCTGCGCCAGCGCGGTCACCTGCTCCGCCAGCCGCGCCGACACCCCGGGCAACCGCCTCCGCACGATGGCGAGTTCGCGGGCGAACCCGGGATGGTCGAACCAGTGGTAGAGGCAGCGCCGCTTCAGGGCGTCGTGCACCTCACGGGTGCGGTTGGAGGTCAGCACGACCACGGGCGGCGACTGGGCCCGCAGGGTGCCCAGCTCCGGAACGGTCACCGAGTACTCCGAGAGCAGCTCCAGCAGAAACGCCTCGAACTCGTCGTCGGCACGGTCGATCTCGTCGACCAGCAGGACCGACGGCTGTGTCTCCAGGGCGCGCAGCAGCGGCCGGGCGATCAGGAAGCGCCGGTCGTACAGCTCGCTCTCCAGCCGGCCGGCGTCACTGACCCCGGCGGCCTCGGCGGCGCGCAGGTGCAGCAGCTGGCGTGGGAAGTCCCAGTCGTACAGGGCCTGCGAGGCCTCGATGCCCTCGTGGCACTGGAGCCGGATCAGCGGGGCGTCGAGCGCCTCGGCGAGGGCGGAGGCGAGCGCGGTCTTGCCGACGCCCGCGTCGCCCTCGCAGAAGATCGGCCGGGCCAGCCGGAGGGCCAGGAAGCAGGCGACGGCCAGCCCGTGGTCGACGAGGTATCCCGTCTCCTCCAGGCGGGCCCGCACCTGTTCCGGGCCGTCGAACCCGGTGATCGCCCCTCACCCCATTCCGGCGGCGGTGAGCACCGCCCGCTTGGTGAGGACCCGCGCCAGATGCGCCCGGTACTCGGGCGAGGCCGAGATGTCCTGCGACGGCTGGGTCCCGATCGCCGCCGACTCCGCGGCCCGTGCCACCGCCTGTGGGTCCCCGGCGCCGCTCAGGGCCTCCTCGGTCGCCGTGGCGCGCAGCGGGGTCGTGCCCATGTTGGTCAGTCCGACCCGGGCCTCGGCGATGTGCCCGTCGTCGCGCCGCACCAGGGCGGCCACGCCGACCATCGCCCAGGACTGGGCGACCCGATGGAACTTCTCGTAGTGGAAGCCCCAGCCGTCGGACTTCGGTATCCGCACCTCCACGAGCAACTCGTCGGGTTCCAGGGTGGATTGGAGGTAGTCGACGAAGAACTGCCGGGCGGGGACGGTCCGTCGTCCGCGCGGGCCCTGCGCCACCAGCTCGGCGTCGAGCGTCAGGACCACCG
Above is a window of Streptomyces sp. NBC_00490 DNA encoding:
- a CDS encoding glucose-1-phosphate thymidylyltransferase, which codes for MKALVLSGGAGTRLRPITHTSAKQLVPVANKPVLFYGLESIADAGITEVGVIVGDTAEEIEEAVGDGSKFGLEITYIPQDRPLGLAHAVLIARDFLGDDDFVMYLGDNFIVGGISELVDEFRVNRPAAQILLTHVPDPRSFGVAELDSAGQVIGLEEKPESPKSDLALVGVYLFTPAIHEAVRAIEPSWRGELEITHAIQHLIDLHADVHSTVIKGYWKDTGNVVDMLEVNRTVLETIEHRVDGEVDERSELVGRVVVEEGARVTGSRVVGPVIIGAGTVVIDSYVGPFTSVSENCRIQDSELEFSIVLRDSSIQGVGRIESSLIGRHVEVTPTVGMPTVHRLVLGDHSKVQIHS
- the rfbB gene encoding dTDP-glucose 4,6-dehydratase is translated as MNLLVTGAAGFIGSQYVRRLLASETPDAPRITVLDKLTYAGTLDNLELDHPRLEFVQGDIRDAELVDKLMADADQVVHFAAESHVDRSIAGATDFVMTNVVGTQTLLDAALRHGTGPFVHVSTDEVYGSIEHGSWPETHPLQPNSPYSASKASSDLLALAYHRTHGMDVRVTRCSNNYGHHQFPEKVIPLFITNLLDGLKVPLYGDGRNVRDWLHVDDHCQGVDLVRTGGRAGEVYNIGGGTELSNKELTGLLLEASGADWDMVEYVEDRKGHDLRYSVDWTKIHTELGYQPRHDFATGLAETVAWYRENRSWWEPLKRRVAQEHV
- the rfbD gene encoding dTDP-4-dehydrorhamnose reductase, giving the protein MKWLVTGAGGMLGQDTVAELTRRGEQVTALDHAGLDITDPDAVDAVLAGQRPDLVVNCAAYTAVDDAETDEKQALLINGDGPRNLARACAARGARLVHVSTDYVFAGDARSAPYPEDHPTAPRTAYGRTKLAGEQAVLEELPESGAVLRTAWLYGAHGRNFVSTMIALEASRDTVDVVDDQRGQPTWSADVATRIADLGPRIGQGASGVFHATSSGETTWYGLAQEVFRHLGADPGRVRPVGSAAYPRPAPRPAYSALGHARWEQVGLTPIRDWREALAAAFPSLA
- a CDS encoding class I SAM-dependent methyltransferase; its protein translation is MSIKSAVKKAVKPVVGERGWETLRKVKQRTVGPQPKPKPKALTGVAAISDDLCKLAAHYKTDKWGAHKYAKHYQRYLQHLKNKEFNLLEIGIGGYARAGQGGASLRMWKAFFPNAQIHGVDIQDKSFVDEDRITTYIGDQSDPDSLLSIAGKIGKLDVIIDDGSHRSPHVITTFKTLFPLLAEGGIYVVEDTQSSYWPEWMGSEDLDSPDTSMGLLKRLTDGLNYEEFVDEDYKPTYTDRNIVGVHFFHNLVIIEKGVNAEGSNKRQALKARYGTPAAPKATKTS
- the rfbC gene encoding dTDP-4-dehydrorhamnose 3,5-epimerase, which codes for MRPLGIEGAWVLEPKVFPDERGSFHEWYRGEEFREATGYDLSLAQANCSVSKRGVLRGVHFADVPPGQAKYVTCVRGAVLDVVVDIRVGSPAFGSWEAVRLDDDTRHAVFLAEGLGHAFMALTDDATVVYLCSTGYAPGREHGVHPLDPQLAIAWPEGITPVLSDKDDQAPSLAEAERSGLLPSYEECSAYYERLRAGRPGD
- a CDS encoding glycosyltransferase family 2 protein — translated: MPVKVSVVVPVYNPGVYIEDCIASLKRQSLPPDEFEVVFVDDGSTDGTPARLDELAAEDARVHVIHQENSGWSGKPRNVGIEASRGEYVMFVDNDDYLGDEALERMYDYGVANGADVIVGKMAGKGRPVPVELFRRNHPRASVENAPLIDSLTPHKMFRRAFLDDIGLRFPEGRRRLEDHVFIAEAYLRADNVSVLSDYVCYYHVRRDDASNAGFQQFEPAGYFKNLREALDVVETYTKPGDLRDRLFRRWLRNEMVERMRGKRLLAVPEDYRRALFTEIHATVTERFGPGVAAGLPPTQRVVAELIAADRYADVVAFAEWEAGIALRAVPEGVEWQDGTLRVALRTEFTSGGEPMLFPAQGVPATGGPPLDATEAIAWVSADSVARFGTASGDLLLRERASAAQHFQSVQVTRETVPEGDGDQVRLVLRVTATVDPATAAGGAPPAGGLWDAFVRVRLGGWTKECRLGPAPAHDRPAPQAALAGGRTVLPYWTNPHGNLALAVDRAPERLGLDQATPGTVTVSDDHIQVPLPLHVSGERKVVLRLGSGSIVDVPGTLSPAADGSGSVLEAELPLAELRASTWRVALSPVPEAAEPRFLVLPFALRVTGETVRAVRAPNPGGLERLARRVRRKLGRVLRGATSRIKNGRR
- a CDS encoding metallophosphoesterase family protein, which codes for MRLLLMSDTHLPKRAKVLPAPLLAELPRADVVLHAGDWVDTATLDLLERLSGRLVGVYGNNDGPQLRARLPEVAYAELGGLRWGVVHETGPAQGREARCAARFPDLDVLVFGHSHIPWDTTAPTGLRLLNPGSPTDRRRQPHCTYMTATVDDGRLMDVRLHELPPRTA
- a CDS encoding aminoglycoside phosphotransferase family protein, whose product is MDGVPIDTTLVRRLLTTQFPQWADLPLAPVQQSGMDNATFRLGDDLSVRLPRYAHWAGQVHREHRWLPRLAPRLPLAVSQPLAMGAPGEDYPYPWSVYRWLDGETVTTEGLTDPVRAALDLAGFINALQDIDPTGGPGPERSNAFRGVPLGDPRDSIAAEARVRPKLEALRGTGLVDVDAVTRVWEAALAAPTWEKEPVWIHGDLATGNLLSRGGRLSAVIDFGTLAVADPAVDLLPAYNFLPPRARDAFREAVGADDATWARARGWAVAGSLPVPDDPYFQQDPARVTRALGHLEQVIADHRRDRA